Proteins encoded by one window of Mercenaria mercenaria strain notata chromosome 4, MADL_Memer_1, whole genome shotgun sequence:
- the LOC123551848 gene encoding coiled-coil domain-containing protein 181-like isoform X8, with the protein MEKDKDKTGEGKSSSETLPVREQSDNEDSEVDDYNLTEDQKRALEELDNLKTEMGCLPDEDPPEYDVTERLKILNEELKNDPTPVEKQNESKVVFKSNLIDLVAPPPDFSDEEGEDKKQNSPKSTKTTSPPKKQTEDKVDDNSETISTSKKSNSGKKDEVLIEIDGQFQLVSADDVRARDLGYTMDHDNNKENEKKQNEKNKGKLQPAPPGKPRPATASASSRRSVRTTPVKQRPQSAHGATDHGSAINNFDYNSPYALSPREKQLMEERKKAHEKQRQESERRRKEEEQNKEKENQEAFEFWLKKKRENDRRRKIQEEEDRKTNAKEDRQRIRDFEKNKAFATYDILYYKKEENEEAFKQWLQEKQGQFKKEKLLKRRQDQEMHEGYYVRSREECEKAYKQWLKHKAIEARKARAAERNKAKLQRLAARRSRKSISLSKSIREAQSFRYVDYYGYRF; encoded by the exons ATGGAAAAAGACAAAGATAAAACGGGGGAGGGTAAGTCGAGCTCTGAGACACTTCCTGTACGGGAGCAGAGTGATAACGAAGACTCTGAGGTAGATGACTATAATCTAACAGAGGATCAAAAACGTGCATTGGAGGAACTAGATAATCTCAAAACAGAAATGGGCTGCCTACCTG ATGAGGACCCCCCAGAATATGATGTTACTGAACGTCTCAAAATTTTAAATGAGGAACTTAAAAATGATCCAACTCCTGTTGAAAAACAGAATGAATCTAAAGTAGTTTTTAAGTCAAATCTTATTGATTTGGTGGCTCCACCACCTGACTTTAGCGATGAAGAAGGTgaagataaaaaacaaaatagtCCAAAGTCAACTAAAACTACAAGTCCTCCTAAAAAACAAACTGAAGATAAAGTTGATGACAATTCAGAAACCATTTCTACCAGCAAAAAATCAAATTCAGGCAAAAAAGATGAAGTGTTGATAGAAATTGATGGACAGTTTCAATTAGTAAGTGCTGATGATGTACGTGCCAGGGATTTAGGATATACAATGGACCATGACAACAATAAGGAGAATGAGAAGAAACAGAATGAGAAAAATAAAGGGAAGCTACAACCTGCACCACCAGGGAAGCCAAGACCAGCTACAGCCTCTGCCAGTTCACGACGTAGCGTTCGGACAACACCAGTCAAACAACGCCCACAGTCTGCACATGGGGCAACTGATCATGGGTCAGCAATTAATAACTTTGATTACAATTCTCCATATGCTTTATCGCCAAGAGAAAAACAATTAATGGAAGAGAGAAAGAAAGCTCATGAAAAACAAAGGCAAGAGAGTGAAAGAAGAAGGAAGGAAGAAGAACAGAATAAGGAAAAAGAGAATCAGGAAGCATTTGAATTCTGGTTAAAGAAGAAACGAGAAAATGACAGACGAAGAAAAatacaagaagaagaagataggAAAACGAATGCAAAAGAAGATAGG CAAAGAATCCGAGATTTTGAGAAAAACAAGGCATTTGCGACATATGATATTCTCTACTATAAG AAGGAAGAGAATGAAGAAGCTTTTAAGCAGTGGTTACAGGAGAAACAAGGACAGTTCAAGAAAGAGAAGCTACTGAAACGCCGCCAGGATCAAGAGATGCACGAGGGTTACTATGTCAGAAGTAGAGAAGAATGTGAAAAAGCTTATAAACA gtgGTTAAAACATAAAGCAATAGAAGCAAGGAAGGCGAGGGCTGCAGAAAGGAACAAAGCTAAACTACAACGGTTAGCTGCACGGAGATCTCGAAAATCTATCTCACTGTCTAAGTCAATAAGAGAGGCACAGTCATTTCGATATGTTGATTACTATGGGTACAGATTCTAA